In Zingiber officinale cultivar Zhangliang chromosome 3A, Zo_v1.1, whole genome shotgun sequence, the DNA window AGACACCCCATGGGAAGATGATCCTTATTTTGAAATTGAAGATCCACCAATAacggaggatgaagaagaggaggaacGAGAAGCTTATTTTCTTGGGTTAGAAGATCTAGAAAATGATTACCCAGCGGTCTCTCCTACCTCTGTATTACAAGAAGACAATCAGCCGTTACCTATCTATTGGGACAACAGTGATGATGAGTCAAATGACTATTGGCGACAAATAGTAGAGCAAGCAGAGCAACAATGGGGTGCTACGCAAAATATCACTGAAGGAATAAATGAATTATCCATCCAGGATGATACTACTTTGGCTGAAGGTACGGAACCTAATGATTGGTTACCTTATACTAATCATACAGATGAAGCAGCTCATATGGGGACGGATTTATTAATGGAACAACTGGAATTACTGGATTATCCAATTCTGTGAAGTATGGTGAATCAGTCAACAAAAGAAAATGCACTATCCAGTACCAGTGCAATTTCCAGGTATAACCCTCCCCAAGAACCTTTAATGGGTCAAGTAAATTACCCTCCTGCGCAGGTAAATGCAAGGGTAGAGCCAATAGAAGCACTTGTTGTAATAAATGGAAGGTTCAAACCACGAGGATATAATCATCAACCTTGGACATTACCGTCAGCACAAACAAATGATGGAGCAATTCTGATTTTACCAGATGATATTGGGCAATATTCTGAAGTAATTTCAAAATGGGAATCAATCACAAACAACCTGGTAAATCAAAAAACTTGGCTGGACAACTCACAAAAGGTACAATTTTTTGAAAACCTTTTAGCGGAGAATGAAAAGAAAATGTGGATTCAGTGGCGTATGGCATACGCTGCAGAATATGAGACCCTTATACAAATGGCCGGAGAAACACAGAACATTTTATCTGCAATTAGAAGATCCTTTTTATTAGAGGATTCATATCAAAGTTCCATAGTGGAACAAGATCAGACTTATATAGATATTAAACGATTGACATGCAATAGTATGAAAGATATTTTTAATTACTTGAATGATTATAAAGTATTGGCAGCAAAGTCAGGACGAATGTTTATAAGTCCAGAGTTATCAGACAAGCTATTCAGGAAGATGCCACCTATCATTGGGAATGAAATTGAAATTGCTTTTAAGGCAAAATACCCTGTTAATCAGGTTGGTGTCATTCCAAGAATACATTTCACTTATCAGTATTTTGTTGAAATTTGTAAAAAGGCTGCTATACAGAAGAGTGTTAAAGATCTAGCCTTCTGCAGTAAAATACCTATACCAGGGTATTATAATAAACAGAAGAAATTTGGTCTACGGAAAGCTAAAACATATAAAGGTAAACCGCATGACTCCCATGTACGGGTGTTCGAAAAGAAGAAGGCAGATCAGCAGAAGAAGTGCAAATGTTTTATTTGCGGAGAACCAGGGCATTTTGCTCGAGATTGCAAGAAGCAGACAGGCAATATAGCACGGGCAGCTATATTAGATCAGTTGGATTTACCTTCAGATTATGATATTCTTTCAGTTGATCTTAATGAAGCTGACTCTGATGCTATTTGTTCTTTTTCAGAAGGAGAAATGGGTCCAAATTATGTTAATTTAATTCTGGATGATACATCCTGGATGCAGGAAACTATTTTTATGCTGGGAGCTGAAAATTGCGGCTGGAGAAGCTAAGTCTTTGTTggtgaaaaaatgaaaaattgccaGAATCagtgggaagaaaatcaagtcatCACCGACAACAAATACGTATGTTGTACATTATGCAAATTAATTACTACAGACACTGCGGATACATTGTTTATTTACAAGATGACGGTATGCCCAGCATGTCAACCATTTTATCTGCATAAAACATTAACTTtaaagaagaatgaaattattcCCCCATATGATAAAGAGGAAAAGATGATACAGGATTTGCTGGATTATACTAATTATTTGCGCAGTATTATTGAAAAAAGACTAGCTGTTTATCAGAGTGAAACTCGTTTTCTGAAGATCAAAAGGTTGACAGAAACAGTTAAGCTACCAGTAAGACAGACACATGGTGCGGCAGGCTATGATATTTTCCTTGATGAAGAAGTACATATTATGCCACATCAACAATGTTTTGCAAAAACAGGCATTAGTTTGGAATTTACGGAAGAATATTATGCCCGAATTGCTCCTAGATCAGGCGTAGCTTATAGGCTCAATTTTTTAATTAATGCCGGAGTCATTGATTCAGATTTTCGAGGAGAGGTATGTTTATTAATTTATAACTTTTTTGACATCACTCTCTCTCTTGAACGTGGCAGTTGTGTGGCGTAATTAGTCTTTGAAAAAATCACGACTCCACCAGTAATGGAAGTTGAAGATTTGGGCGAAACAGTCAAAGGAATGGGATCCTTTGGGTCAACCACAAGAGATGAACCAGGATCATCAACAAGCCATGAATTAATCTTTTCTGCGGCAAAGAGATCCTTAATTAGTCGTCTCTATAACATGGAAGTAATTCTACAGATACCTGGAGTAAATGATACCAAAGCCCAGGCAATCCTGGACACTGGTGCCACCACTTGCTGTATATGCAGAGATGCTTTACCTAAAGACGCTTTTGAAGAAATAAATTATAAGGTAATATTTTTTGGCATCAACTCACAGCAGGAATCAACAAGAAAATTGAAGAATGGGTATATGACAATTGGGATGCATAAATTCCGGATTCCTTTTACTTATCAACTGGAGATGAACTTAAAGGATGGAATTCAAATGCTAATTGGTTGTAATTTCATAAAGTCTATGGCAAGAGGACTTTGGGCTGGTGATGCCCTTTGGGCTAAAAAATGCGCCAGCAGTTTTTCAACGAAAAATGGATACTTGCTTTCAAGGTTGTGAAGAATTTCTAGtcgtatatattgatgatatcttaataTTTTCATCAGATGAGGAAGAACATTGCAACATCTTAATCATATATTGATGATATGTTAATATTTTCATCAGATGAGGAAGAACATTGCAACATCTTAATCATatattgatgatatcttaataTTTTCATCAGATGAGGAAGAACATTGCAACATCTTAATCAAATGCTGGATATATGCCAGAAGGAAGGACTAGTACTTTCCCCAACTAAAATGAAGATAGCACAACCAGAGATAGAGTTTCTGGTGGTTATCACCGGAAATCGATAGATCAGACTTCAACAACACATAATTAAGAAGATTATAGACTTTGATGAAAAAACCCTCACTACTCTAAAGGGGTTACGTTCTTTCATTGGAATTCTAAATTACGCAAGATCTCATATTCCAAACTTGAGCAAGTTACTGGGACATTATACTCCAAAACATCCCCGCATGGAGATAGGCGATTTAAATCATTAGACTGGGCAATAATCAAGGAGGTCAAGACACTGGTACAAACTCTACCTAACTTAGAGCTACCTCCTGAAGATGCATATATCATTATTGAAACTGATGGATGTATGGAGGGATGGGACGGAGTCTGTAAATGGAAGCAGGCAAAATTTGATCCTAAGAAGCCAGAAAAATTTTACGCTTACGCTAGTggaaaattttctataattaaGTCCACTATTGATGCAGAAATCCACGCCTGTATGGAAGCCTTGTCAGCCATGAAGAttcattatttagataaacaggTGATTACTTTGAGAACAGATTGCCATGCTATTATTAAGTTCTTCAACAAGTCTGTAAGCAACAAGCCTTCCCGTGTCAGATGGATAGCCTTCACAGACTATATTACTAGTACAGGAGTTGACATAAAGTTTGAACATATTGAAGGCATCAATAATGAGCTGGCCGACGCATTATCAAGGTTAGTGCATCATATCGTGAATAAATCAACTTTATCTGAGGACCAGATTCAATTATTGAGCCAAGTGGATGATTCAGTGGAGGAAACTCAAGATGCGAGTGTCATGATTAAAGGAATTCTTGGCAGGACTATAATGGCGTTATTCACAAAAGCAATACCTTTTGAAGATACTGGGAACTGAGCCCCGGGGAGCCGTTCCTTTGTAAAAAATATTGTAATATGGCCATCACTTTAGGCCCGTATGAGTCAATAATGCAGGTTAGTGGGATAGAAAGTAACGAAAGGATAAGATGCGATGGGGCCCATAGCACACCTGATCTTAGATATTATCTTGCCTATAAAAACCCCATGAATGATCTTAGAAGGGCATACAAGAAATACTCGGAGTCCTACTAAGAGTGCTTGTAAGAGTTTGAGTGCTTGCTTGTAAGAATTTCCATATTTATAAACATCTTAAGTTCAAGTACCCATAGTTGTCCTGACTTAAGAACTTTCCTACACTCTCGCTCCTCCTCCTTTTTGGTATTTAAACTATTTgacttttctctctctctttgctCTTCAAATGCTTAATTCTTATTATTCTATTACAGGCTTCAATAATGTCAAAACATTTTGCAAAGACTGATAAACCAAGGTGAGATTGAGCAGCCATTTTGATGCTGCATCAGCAGAGGTGCGTAGGTTATCATCTTGGGACCATTTTTTTGTTTCTTCTGCCTCCTTGTGATCGTGGGACTAACATGTCTGGATTATTGATGATCCATTAAGATGTTTTTGATCCTTTTAAATGCCAACTTCTGACAATACTGTCTTCGACAAGTCATCTTTACCAGAATTTAACTGGTCCTTTTCTGCTTACAGAGTGGTACCAAAATTTCTATCACATTTTTCCATATGCCTACTATTGATAGTTTacataaataatttaatatttatttaacttaactgacaaggattcatatagccgaccccatctagtgagaaaagacttggttgttgttgttgttgttaactTAGCTGACAAATATGTGAGACTTGCCATTTGAGATTGTGTGACTACCTACAGTAGAGGAAAAAACCTGGCCACAGGGTGAACTAAAACCATCTTATTTTTTGTTGCCTGAAATTACTATCTGAACTAGAAATTTGAGTTATTACAGGTTCCTTCATGTCCCTGTCAAATATTAGGCTACTGCAGTTTTTGCCTCTTCTCCTACTGTACGCTATTGCTTCTTTCATTACTCATCATATGCATTAGCTTTTtctgattatgtatgttatgaattttCTCTCTCTTTCCACACTACAAAGGAGTGTTTTTGCGATGATTCCAAAACCATCATCAGCAGCAACAGATAGTGACGGTGAGGTAAATCGTCccaattattctttttttttttatgatggtTGTGACAGTG includes these proteins:
- the LOC122051185 gene encoding uncharacterized protein LOC122051185 isoform X1 translates to MVNQSTKENALSSTSAISRYNPPQEPLMGQVNYPPAQVNARVEPIEALVVINGRFKPRGYNHQPWTLPSAQTNDGAILILPDDIGQYSEVISKWESITNNLVNQKTWLDNSQKVQFFENLLAENEKKMWIQWRMAYAAEYETLIQMAGETQNILSAIRRSFLLEDSYQSSIVEQDQTYIDIKRLTCNSMKDIFNYLNDYKVLAAKSGRMFISPELSDKLFRKMPPIIGNEIEIAFKAKYPVNQVGVIPRIHFTYQYFVEICKKAAIQKSVKDLAFCSKIPIPGYYNKQKKFGLRKAKTYKGKPHDSHVRVFEKKKADQQKKCKCFICGEPGHFARDCKKQTGNIARAAILDQLDLPSDYDILSVDLNEADSDAICSFSEGEMGPNYVNLILDDTSWMQETIFMLGAENCGWRS
- the LOC122051185 gene encoding uncharacterized protein LOC122051185 isoform X2; translated protein: MEGWDGVCKWKQAKFDPKKPEKFYAYASGKFSIIKSTIDAEIHACMEALSAMKIHYLDKQVITLRTDCHAIIKFFNKSVSNKPSRVRWIAFTDYITSTGVDIKFEHIEGINNELADALSRLQ